The Microbaculum marinisediminis genome includes the window GCGCCCGCTGCATCAGCCGGGGGCTCTTCGCCGCGCGGGCCGCTTTCGAGAAAGGCGAGCGCCGTGCCGGACCGTTGCTGGAGCTTGTCCGCGCGCCGCTGTCGGCCATGGATTCGGTGCAGTACCTGGAGATCGTCGATGCCGGCACGCTCGAGGCGGTGGCCGGTGATATCGACCGCCCGGTCGCGATCTGCGTCGCCGGCTACATCGGCAAGACGCGGCTGATCGACAATATCGTTCTGGACCCGGCGTCGGCTGAGAACGCGGTGTCTACGGCCGCCTGATCCCCGGGCGCGCCGGCTAGTCCTGCGCGTCGTCTTCGCCTTCGACGCGCAGCCATCCCGTGCCGGTCAGGTGCTCCTGCGGAGCGAAGCGGATCTTGTATCCCATCTTCGGTGACCCCTTCACCCAGTAGCCGAGGTAGACGTAGGGCAGCCCCGCCTTTCGCGCGCGCTCGATGTGGTCGAGGATCATGAAGGTGCCGAGGCTACGGTCGGCCATGTCGGGATCGAAGAACGAATAGACCATCGACAGCCCGTCGGAGAGCACGTCGGTCAGGGCGACGGCGATCAGCGGTCCGCGCCCGCGTCCCCGGATGCCCGAATCGGGGCCCCGCCGGCGGTATTCGATAACCCGCGTTTCCACATGGGTGTCCTCGACCATCATCGCGTAGTCGAGCACCGTCATCTCCGCCATGCCGCCTTCGGCGTGGCGCATGTCGAGATAATCGCGAAACAGGGCGTACTGGTCGGCGGAGGGCTGCGGCGGCAATTCCTCGCCGATGAGATCCGCGTTGCGCTTTATGATTCGCCGGAACGTTCTCGACGGCTGGAACTCGTCGACCCGGACGCGAACGGAGACGCAGGCCTTGCAGGCCTCGCAGGCCGGCCGATAGGCGATGTTCTGGCTGCGGCGGAACCCGCCCTGGGTCAGAATGTCGTTGAGTGCCGAGGCTTTCTCGCCGACGAGATGGGTGAACACCTTCCGCTCGTACTTGCCCGGAAGATACGGACAGGCCGTCGGCGCGGTCAGGTAGAACTGTGGATTTTCGCGTCCGAACTCGCTCAATTGTCAGATCCGTCGCGCTTCGCCTCTACGTCCGTGCCCCCTTTTTCAGAGATTATAATACCACGGCGCGAGCAGCGAGAAAGCGAGCCAGATCAAAACCACGAGGGGGATGCCCACTTTCAGGAAATCGGCGAAACGATAGTGGCCCGGCGTCATCACCAGGAGGTTCGTCTGGTAGCCGATCGGGGTGGCGAAGGAGCAGTTGGCGGCCAGGATCACGGTCACGATGAAGGGGAAGGGATCGGCGCCGATCTGCTGGGCGGTTGAAATGGCAATCGGCGTGAACAGCACCGCCGTCGCGTTGTTCGACAGGACGTTGGTCATCACCGCGATCAGCAGGAACAGCGCCGACAGCACCACCGCCGGCGATTGTCCGTTGAGCAGGCCCACGACGGCTTCGGCGATGAAGCGCGCTCCCCCGGTGACCTCCAGCGGGGCGGCCATGGCAAGCGACGAGCCGATCAGCAGGTAAATTCGCCGGTCGAACGCGCGCGCGGCCTGCCGGACGTTGAGGCAGCCGGCGGCGACCATGCCGAGCGCGCCGGTGATCGCGGCGATCGAGATCGGCAAGACGCCGCTTGCCGACAGCCCGACGACGGTGAGGAAGATCGCCAGCGCCCGGCCGGCTCGTTCGGTGAGCGGGACTTCGGCCGTCGACCACTCGAGGAGGATCACGTCGCGCGACAGGCGCAGGCCCTCGACCTGGGCCCGCGATCCGGTGATCAGCAGCGCATCGCCGGCTTCCAGGCGGATATCGCTCATGCGCATGCGGATCATGCGGCTTTGCCGCTGGATGCCGAGCACGATGCAGCCCGTCATCGCGCGCAGCGCCGATTGTTCGATCGTCCGGCCGATCAGTCGCGAACCGGGGGCGACGATCGCCTCGGCCAGTGTGATCGGGCCTTCGACATGCGGCGCTTCGGTGCTTTCCGAGCCGTCCAGGGAGCTCACGGCTTCGGCCGTCAGAAGGGCCTTGGTGCCCTTCAGCGCATCCGCCAGAACGGAGCGCGTCGCCGCCACCACGATCACGTCGCCGGCCCGCAGCGTCACGTCCTCGAACGGTGCCAG containing:
- a CDS encoding arginyltransferase, with the protein product MSEFGRENPQFYLTAPTACPYLPGKYERKVFTHLVGEKASALNDILTQGGFRRSQNIAYRPACEACKACVSVRVRVDEFQPSRTFRRIIKRNADLIGEELPPQPSADQYALFRDYLDMRHAEGGMAEMTVLDYAMMVEDTHVETRVIEYRRRGPDSGIRGRGRGPLIAVALTDVLSDGLSMVYSFFDPDMADRSLGTFMILDHIERARKAGLPYVYLGYWVKGSPKMGYKIRFAPQEHLTGTGWLRVEGEDDAQD
- a CDS encoding SLC13 family permease produces the protein MEDFHMWATFAVILAAIVAYVTEWVPLEVTAAGVIVAFLLIFQIFPYVGPDGTPLLGTEVLLSGFANPALFTVLALLVIGQGLFQTGALDGFATRVAQWGNGRTAATMAIALMVTAALSAFMNNTPVVVLMLPVLGVIAMRARLSPSKVMIPLSFISILGGMTTLIGSSTNLLVAGLAEDLGQPVIGFFDFTVIGLLVAVVGGVYVIVLLPRILPARATMLQEVGGGQGKQFIAQIPVGYNHPLIGCKSVAGMFPALKDMTVIMVQRGEHPFLAPFEDVTLRAGDVIVVAATRSVLADALKGTKALLTAEAVSSLDGSESTEAPHVEGPITLAEAIVAPGSRLIGRTIEQSALRAMTGCIVLGIQRQSRMIRMRMSDIRLEAGDALLITGSRAQVEGLRLSRDVILLEWSTAEVPLTERAGRALAIFLTVVGLSASGVLPISIAAITGALGMVAAGCLNVRQAARAFDRRIYLLIGSSLAMAAPLEVTGGARFIAEAVVGLLNGQSPAVVLSALFLLIAVMTNVLSNNATAVLFTPIAISTAQQIGADPFPFIVTVILAANCSFATPIGYQTNLLVMTPGHYRFADFLKVGIPLVVLIWLAFSLLAPWYYNL